The Faecalibacter sp. LW9 genome has a segment encoding these proteins:
- a CDS encoding T9SS type A sorting domain-containing protein: MYCATENGIFLYETSGVQDEWIKYNKTNILSNVGITAMAFDANESILLIGYENGAMDLLINGEAQMVLDIPWNNFSGSKKINDISIQGDIAIIAGQFGIASYSISQKEFLETTFFYDSGNYKAVNKVVFFNDRIYAATDSGIYHYPLVNGTNFPNFYVWEVLTGSAGAQVKHLEVFNNELYYTYWGDLYKRSASEQVNYIGVFTDLMDLKATNEGLVIAQKNRVNFMNPSGQITTKNIRYRDESEAELNMEFNTGYIHQNKFYGGSTQFGLIDFDLSAQYYQDPQGYKPDGPYNNKSVGLAVKNQKVWIAPGGSSNFNEPTGNSDGFYYFDKFQWKHFKSAEMYNAKDFIRITVNPKDDNHFVAVPYFEATSWSYNNRIGVMEFHLEDNTYSLNHIVSPLEWMFRSASASFDENGNLYLGTSWPQINGAYNDRANYYYERKGNTWKKSLVYKNSASNALSPEFSSNYIWYPNARAGGLTVLDKNMNEVATLTKANAELYDDAVLSVAIDQNNTVWIGTQLGITVLSGGDTAIETGNLRTQPIVIIQDGIPEALLTSIRVNDIKVDKANRKWIATHTSEAYYVSDNGEQTIYHFTSKNSPLPSDIINDIEIDDTNGKVYFATDKGVVVFNGDVQDVGDNFDQVIAYPNPVRPGFKGKVIIKNIPNRASVKITDVTGNLIYEAKANGGIVEWDTKNSKGKDVASGVYLVLMTNADGTETKTIKIAVVR, from the coding sequence CCACAGAAAATGGAATTTTTCTTTACGAAACATCAGGGGTACAAGATGAATGGATTAAATACAATAAGACCAATATTTTAAGTAATGTTGGAATCACTGCTATGGCATTTGATGCGAATGAATCCATTTTATTAATAGGATATGAAAATGGAGCGATGGATTTATTGATTAATGGGGAAGCTCAAATGGTGCTTGATATTCCATGGAATAATTTTTCAGGTTCTAAAAAGATCAATGATATCTCCATTCAAGGCGATATAGCTATTATTGCTGGTCAATTTGGGATTGCATCATATAGTATAAGCCAAAAAGAATTCTTAGAAACTACATTTTTTTATGATAGCGGAAACTACAAAGCTGTAAATAAAGTCGTGTTTTTTAACGACAGAATATATGCAGCTACTGATTCGGGTATCTATCATTATCCTTTGGTCAATGGAACTAATTTTCCCAATTTCTATGTGTGGGAAGTGTTGACAGGATCTGCAGGTGCACAAGTCAAGCATCTAGAAGTTTTCAACAATGAATTGTATTATACATATTGGGGTGATTTATATAAACGATCTGCTTCTGAACAAGTAAATTATATCGGAGTCTTTACCGATTTAATGGATTTAAAGGCGACAAATGAAGGTTTAGTTATTGCTCAGAAAAATCGCGTCAATTTTATGAATCCTTCTGGTCAAATCACCACAAAAAATATTCGTTATCGTGATGAGAGTGAGGCCGAATTAAACATGGAATTCAATACGGGATACATCCATCAAAATAAATTTTACGGTGGAAGTACCCAGTTTGGTTTAATTGATTTTGATTTATCAGCTCAATATTATCAAGATCCTCAAGGATATAAACCTGATGGACCATACAATAATAAATCGGTAGGATTAGCAGTGAAAAATCAAAAAGTTTGGATTGCTCCAGGAGGATCAAGTAACTTTAATGAGCCAACAGGGAATTCAGATGGATTTTATTATTTCGATAAATTTCAGTGGAAGCATTTTAAAAGTGCGGAAATGTATAATGCAAAAGATTTTATCCGAATTACAGTCAATCCTAAAGACGATAATCATTTTGTTGCCGTACCTTATTTCGAAGCGACCAGTTGGAGTTACAATAATCGTATTGGAGTAATGGAGTTTCATTTAGAAGATAATACTTATTCGTTAAATCATATCGTCTCACCATTGGAATGGATGTTTCGTTCGGCAAGTGCTTCTTTTGATGAGAATGGGAATTTATATTTAGGTACTTCGTGGCCACAAATTAACGGTGCTTATAACGATCGTGCCAATTACTATTACGAGCGAAAAGGCAATACTTGGAAAAAATCACTCGTCTATAAAAATTCGGCATCCAATGCCTTATCTCCTGAATTTTCGTCCAATTATATTTGGTATCCTAATGCGCGTGCTGGTGGGCTAACAGTGTTGGATAAAAATATGAATGAAGTTGCGACTTTAACGAAGGCGAATGCAGAGCTATACGATGATGCGGTTTTATCGGTAGCTATAGATCAAAACAACACGGTATGGATCGGAACACAATTAGGAATTACAGTGCTTAGTGGTGGAGATACCGCAATAGAAACAGGTAATTTGAGAACTCAACCAATTGTTATCATTCAAGATGGCATTCCCGAAGCATTATTAACTTCAATTCGAGTGAATGATATAAAAGTAGATAAGGCTAATCGTAAATGGATTGCAACGCATACCTCTGAGGCCTATTATGTCTCAGATAATGGGGAACAAACCATTTATCATTTTACTTCTAAAAATTCGCCTTTGCCTTCAGATATTATTAATGACATCGAGATTGATGATACCAATGGTAAAGTCTATTTTGCGACGGATAAAGGGGTTGTGGTATTCAATGGAGATGTGCAGGATGTTGGAGATAATTTTGATCAGGTGATTGCTTATCCAAATCCAGTAAGACCGGGGTTTAAGGGCAAAGTAATCATTAAAAATATTCCGAATCGTGCTTCGGTAAAAATTACAGATGTAACGGGTAATTTAATTTACGAAGCAAAAGCGAATGGAGGAATTGTAGAATGGGATACCAAAAATAGTAAGGGTAAAGACGTTGCATCAGGCGTATATTTGGTATTAATGACCAATGCGGATGGAACAGAAACCAAAACCATTAAAATAGCAGTCGTGCGATAA